In one window of Ptiloglossa arizonensis isolate GNS036 chromosome 5, iyPtiAriz1_principal, whole genome shotgun sequence DNA:
- the Bap60 gene encoding brahma-associated protein 60 isoform X1, whose amino-acid sequence MAQRFPVPNTGNNGPPQQRYAASSVPPNLRQYSGPNFPMQQRSGFTPPPQMANAGPGPASIIRANQPYSNMRQGPMPTPPVGKRSADQRMPMSQQKPYFWNSDFSHSTSKKKKKLADKILPQKVRDLVPESQAYMDLLAFERKLDATIMRKRLDIQEALKRPMKQKRKLRIFISNTFYPAKEAGEGEEGSVASWELRVEGRLLEDTKNDPNKVKRKFSSFFKSLVIELDKDLYGPDNHLVEWHRTLTTQETDGFQVKRPGDKNVRCTILLLLDYQPLQFKLDPRLARLLGVHTQTRPVIISALWQYIKTHKLQDSHEREFINCDKYLEQIFACSRMKFAEIPQRLNPLLHPPDPIVINHVISVEGTETKQTACYDIDVEVDDTLKTQMNNFLLSTASQQEIQSLDNKIHETVETINQLKTNREFFLSFAKDPQQFINKWIISQTRDLKTMIDVVGNPEEERRAEFYYQPWAQEAVCRYFYTKVQQKRAELEQALGIRNS is encoded by the exons ATGGCGCAAAGGTTTCCTGTACCAAATACAGGGAATAATGGCCCGCCGCAACAAAGGTATGCAGCATCATCTGTACCTCCAAATTTACGACAATATTCAGGCCCAAATTTCCCT ATGCAACAAAGATCTGGATTTACTCCGCCTCCACAAATGGCTAATGCAGGACCTGGTCCAGCTAGTATAATAAGAGCAAATCAGCCTTATTCTAACATGCGTCAAGGTCCAATGCCTACGCCACCAGTTGGAAAGAGGAGTGCGGATCAACGTATGCCTATGTCGCAACAAAAACC GTATTTTTGGAACAGTGATTTTTCACATTCCACAtccaagaagaagaaaaaactgGCAGACAAAATATTACCGCAAAAAGTGCGTGATTTAGTGCCTGAATCTCAGGCTTATATGGATTTACTTGCATTCGAAAGAAAGTTAGATGCAACTATTATGCGGAAACGACTGGACATACAAGAGGCACTAAAACGTCCtatgaaacaaaaaagaaagttgcgaatatttatttctaatacctTTTATCCAGCAAAAGAGGCTGGTGAAGGAGAAGAGGGTTCGGTTGCATCTTGGGAACTTAGAGTTGAAGGACGGCTTTTAGAGGATACCAAAAATGATCCTAATAAG GTAAAAAGAAAGTTTTCCTCGTTTTTCAAAAGTTTAGTTATAGAATTGGATAAAGATTTGTATGGACCTGATAATCACTTGGTTGAATGGCACCGTACATTGACAACACAAGAAACTGATGGTTTTCAAGTAAAGAGACCTGGAGATAAAAATGTTCGATGCACTATTCTTTTGCTCCTTGATTATCAACCTCTACAA TTTAAACTAGATCCCAGATTAGCACGACTGTTAGGTGTACATACACAAACAAGACCCGTCATCATTTCTGCACTCTGGCAGTATATAAAAACGCACAAGCTTCAAGACAGTCATGAAAGGGAGTTCATAAACTGTGATAAATACTTGGAACAAATATTTGCTTGTTCAAGGATGAAATTTGCGGAAATACCACAGCGTCTAAATCCGCTGCTTCATCCACCAGATCCAATTGTAATTAATCACGTCATCAGTGTGGAAG GTACAGAGACAAAGCAAACTGCATGCTACGACATAGATGTTGAAGTGGATGATACATTGAAAACACAGATGAACAATTTCTTGCTTTCTACTGCAAGTCAACAAGAAATTCAAAGTCTTGACAACAAGATTCATGAAACAGTTGAAACGATCAATCAGTTGAAGACAAATCGAGAATTCTTCTTAAGTTTCGCCAAAGATCCTCAACAGTTTATTAACAAGTGGATTATATCACAGACTAGGGACTTGAAAACTATGATAGATGTTGTTGGAAATCCAGAAGAAGAACGCAGAGCAGAATTTTATTATCAACCCTGGGCACAAGAAGCTGTCTGCCGATACTTCTATACAAAGGTTCAACAGAAGCGTGCAGAATTGGAACAGGCGCTTGGTATTAGGAATTCATAA
- the Rpl31 gene encoding ribosomal protein L31: MAKSTEKKGKSAINEVVTREYTVNLHKRLHGVGFKKRAPRAIKEIRKFAEKQMGTPDVRIDTRLNKQLWSKGIRNVPFRVRVRLSRRRNDDEDSANKLYTLVTYIPVATFKGLQTENVDASQD, translated from the exons atGGCCAAATCTACagagaaaaagggaaaaagtgcTATCAACGAAGTAGTAACTCGTGAATATACAGTGAATCTTCACAAACGCCTTCATGGAGTTGGATTTAAAAAGCGTGCTCCACGAGCGATAAAAGAAATTCGTAAGTTTGCCGAGAAACAAATGGGCACTCCAGATGTAAGAATCGATACCAGACTTAATAAACAACTTTGGTCCAAAGGAATCAG GAATGTACCATTTAGAGTTCGTGTACGATTGAGCAGAAGGAGGAACGATGATGAAGATTCTGCAAATAAATTGTATACTCTCGTTACATACAtaccagttgctactttcaaaggTCTACAGACAGAAAATGTTGATGCAAGTCAAGATTga
- the Bap60 gene encoding brahma-associated protein 60 isoform X2 has product MAQRFPVPNTGNNGPPQQRYAASSVPPNLRQYSGPNFPMQQRSGFTPPPQMANAGPGPASIIRANQPYSNMRQGPMPTPPVGKRSADQRMPMSQQKPDFSHSTSKKKKKLADKILPQKVRDLVPESQAYMDLLAFERKLDATIMRKRLDIQEALKRPMKQKRKLRIFISNTFYPAKEAGEGEEGSVASWELRVEGRLLEDTKNDPNKVKRKFSSFFKSLVIELDKDLYGPDNHLVEWHRTLTTQETDGFQVKRPGDKNVRCTILLLLDYQPLQFKLDPRLARLLGVHTQTRPVIISALWQYIKTHKLQDSHEREFINCDKYLEQIFACSRMKFAEIPQRLNPLLHPPDPIVINHVISVEGTETKQTACYDIDVEVDDTLKTQMNNFLLSTASQQEIQSLDNKIHETVETINQLKTNREFFLSFAKDPQQFINKWIISQTRDLKTMIDVVGNPEEERRAEFYYQPWAQEAVCRYFYTKVQQKRAELEQALGIRNS; this is encoded by the exons ATGGCGCAAAGGTTTCCTGTACCAAATACAGGGAATAATGGCCCGCCGCAACAAAGGTATGCAGCATCATCTGTACCTCCAAATTTACGACAATATTCAGGCCCAAATTTCCCT ATGCAACAAAGATCTGGATTTACTCCGCCTCCACAAATGGCTAATGCAGGACCTGGTCCAGCTAGTATAATAAGAGCAAATCAGCCTTATTCTAACATGCGTCAAGGTCCAATGCCTACGCCACCAGTTGGAAAGAGGAGTGCGGATCAACGTATGCCTATGTCGCAACAAAAACC TGATTTTTCACATTCCACAtccaagaagaagaaaaaactgGCAGACAAAATATTACCGCAAAAAGTGCGTGATTTAGTGCCTGAATCTCAGGCTTATATGGATTTACTTGCATTCGAAAGAAAGTTAGATGCAACTATTATGCGGAAACGACTGGACATACAAGAGGCACTAAAACGTCCtatgaaacaaaaaagaaagttgcgaatatttatttctaatacctTTTATCCAGCAAAAGAGGCTGGTGAAGGAGAAGAGGGTTCGGTTGCATCTTGGGAACTTAGAGTTGAAGGACGGCTTTTAGAGGATACCAAAAATGATCCTAATAAG GTAAAAAGAAAGTTTTCCTCGTTTTTCAAAAGTTTAGTTATAGAATTGGATAAAGATTTGTATGGACCTGATAATCACTTGGTTGAATGGCACCGTACATTGACAACACAAGAAACTGATGGTTTTCAAGTAAAGAGACCTGGAGATAAAAATGTTCGATGCACTATTCTTTTGCTCCTTGATTATCAACCTCTACAA TTTAAACTAGATCCCAGATTAGCACGACTGTTAGGTGTACATACACAAACAAGACCCGTCATCATTTCTGCACTCTGGCAGTATATAAAAACGCACAAGCTTCAAGACAGTCATGAAAGGGAGTTCATAAACTGTGATAAATACTTGGAACAAATATTTGCTTGTTCAAGGATGAAATTTGCGGAAATACCACAGCGTCTAAATCCGCTGCTTCATCCACCAGATCCAATTGTAATTAATCACGTCATCAGTGTGGAAG GTACAGAGACAAAGCAAACTGCATGCTACGACATAGATGTTGAAGTGGATGATACATTGAAAACACAGATGAACAATTTCTTGCTTTCTACTGCAAGTCAACAAGAAATTCAAAGTCTTGACAACAAGATTCATGAAACAGTTGAAACGATCAATCAGTTGAAGACAAATCGAGAATTCTTCTTAAGTTTCGCCAAAGATCCTCAACAGTTTATTAACAAGTGGATTATATCACAGACTAGGGACTTGAAAACTATGATAGATGTTGTTGGAAATCCAGAAGAAGAACGCAGAGCAGAATTTTATTATCAACCCTGGGCACAAGAAGCTGTCTGCCGATACTTCTATACAAAGGTTCAACAGAAGCGTGCAGAATTGGAACAGGCGCTTGGTATTAGGAATTCATAA
- the LOC143147032 gene encoding protein phosphatase 1 regulatory subunit 14B isoform X2, producing MEGGGVLTAERSPARANLHVAFTEKGEVKERREKFLTAKYGSHQMSLIRKRLAVEMWLFDELEKLYESVNDSGKNREVEIDIDELLDMDSDDHRRRFLQELLVDTKKPPHDINKFINDLLEKAKTL from the exons ATGGAAGGAGGTGGTGTACTTACTGCAGAACGTAGTCCAGCACGTGCAAATTTGCATGTAGCGTTTACCGAAAAaggagaagttaaggaacgtagAGAGAAATTCTTGACAGCTAAATATGGGTCTCATCAAATGTCTCTCATTCGCAAAAGACTTGCAGTGGAAATGTGGTTATTTgatgaattagaaaaattatatgAATCAGTT aATGACAGTGGTAAAAATCGAGAAGTTGAAATTGATATAGATGAACTTCTTGATATGGATAGTGACGATCATAGACGAAGATTTTTGCAA GAGTTACTGGTTGATACAAAAAAGCCACCACATGATATAAAT AAATTCATTAATGATTTACTTGAAAAAGCTAAAACTCTTTGA
- the LOC143147032 gene encoding protein phosphatase 1 regulatory subunit 14B isoform X1 encodes MPKVVHTCVHFSHRCKKVRSSFIMEGGGVLTAERSPARANLHVAFTEKGEVKERREKFLTAKYGSHQMSLIRKRLAVEMWLFDELEKLYESVNDSGKNREVEIDIDELLDMDSDDHRRRFLQELLVDTKKPPHDINKFINDLLEKAKTL; translated from the exons ATGCCAAAAGTGGTTCACACGTGCGTTCATTTTTCGCATCGTTGTAAGAAAGTACGTA GTAGTTTTATAATGGAAGGAGGTGGTGTACTTACTGCAGAACGTAGTCCAGCACGTGCAAATTTGCATGTAGCGTTTACCGAAAAaggagaagttaaggaacgtagAGAGAAATTCTTGACAGCTAAATATGGGTCTCATCAAATGTCTCTCATTCGCAAAAGACTTGCAGTGGAAATGTGGTTATTTgatgaattagaaaaattatatgAATCAGTT aATGACAGTGGTAAAAATCGAGAAGTTGAAATTGATATAGATGAACTTCTTGATATGGATAGTGACGATCATAGACGAAGATTTTTGCAA GAGTTACTGGTTGATACAAAAAAGCCACCACATGATATAAAT AAATTCATTAATGATTTACTTGAAAAAGCTAAAACTCTTTGA